From the genome of Longimicrobium sp.:
CGGCGATGATCGCGTGGCGTACGCGCTGCTGGCTGACGCGCTGGGCCATGCGTGATCCCGCGTACCCGCCCAGGAGCCCGCCCGCGACCATCGCCAGCGCCACGGGCCAGTCCACGATGCCGCTGAGCGCGAAGATGACGGCGGCCACCCCGTTCATGCAGCTGGCGCCCCAGTTCTTCAGGCCATTCATGCGGTGGATGTTGGTGAAGCCCATCATCCCCAGCCCCGCGAGCATCAGGATGCCGACCCCCGCGCCGAAGTAGCCGCCGTACACCCCGATGGCGAACTGCCCCGCGACGAAGAGCCAGGGAGCGACCTCGGGGTCACGGCCGGCCGGCATCTCCGCGGCGGCTGGCGGCGCGCCGCCGGTCCCGCGCAGGCGGCGCATCAGCGGGCCCTGCGCCAGGAACAGGAGTGT
Proteins encoded in this window:
- a CDS encoding sulfite exporter TauE/SafE family protein, which produces MAYEPLSALALAAVFLVSVLGGGINAIAGGGTLVTFPALVGLGVPALTANATSTVALWPGALSSMWGYRGELRGARAWVLRLTLPSIAGGVLGAWLLLRTPPDRFAIIVPFLVLGATLLFLAQGPLMRRLRGTGGAPPAAAEMPAGRDPEVAPWLFVAGQFAIGVYGGYFGAGVGILMLAGLGMMGFTNIHRMNGLKNWGASCMNGVAAVIFALSGIVDWPVALAMVAGGLLGGYAGSRMAQRVSQQRVRHAIIAVGLASFLFLLFRPF